A window of uncultured Gellertiella sp. genomic DNA:
GCACCATCCCGTCCGGCTTAACCGGCCAGTGCGGCCTTGACGGCTGATATTGCCGCGTCCGCCTTGTCGCCATCGGGGCCGCCGGCCTGGGCCATGTCGGGCCTGCCGCCGCCGCCCTTGCCGCCGAGGGCTGCCGAGGCGATGCGCACCAGATCGACGGCGCTGAAACGCGTGGTGAGATCCGCCGTGACCGCGACGACCGCGCTGGCCTTGCCATCCGGCGAGACGCCGACAAAGGTTACGACCCCCGAACCGAGGCTCGCCTTGCCGTCATCGGCAAGCGCCTTCAGATCCCTGGCTTCGACGCCCGACAGCACCTTGCCGAGGAATTTCGTTCCGGCAATTTCCTCAGCCGCATCCGCCGAACCCGCAGCCCCGCCACCGCCGAGCGCCAGCTTGCGCTTGGCATCGGCCAGTTCGCGCTCGAGTTTCTTGCGCTCGTCCAGCATCGATTCCACCCGCGACACGAGGTCGGCGGGCTGGACCTTCAGCGCTGCGGCGAGCGTCTTTACCCGCTCGTCCTGATCGGCAAGATAGGCACGGGCGGATTCACCGGTCACCGCCTCGACGCGGCGCACGCCCGCACCCACGGCGCTTTCCGACAGCACGCGGACGAGGCCGATTTCGCCGGTCGCCTGCACATGGGTGCCGCCGCAGAGTTCCAGCGAATAGGGCTTTCCGGCCTTCTCGCCATGCACGGCCCGGCCCATCGAGACGACCCGGACCTCATCGCCATATTTCTCGCCGAACAGCGCCATCGCGCCTTCGGCAATCGCATCGTCGACGCTCATCAGCCGGGTCGAGACGGGGGCATTCTGGACGATGATCTCGTTGGCCATGTCCTCGATGACCCGGAGTTCTTCCACCGTCATCGGCTTGGGATGCGAGACGTCGAAGCGCAGCCGTTCCGGTGCCACCAGCGATCCCTTTTGCGCCACGTGGGTGCCGAGCACCTCGCGCATCGCCTCATGCAGGAGATGGGTGGCCGAATGGTTGGCGCGCAGCCGGGAGCGGCGGGCGTGATCGACGGTCAGCACCACGGCATCACCGGTGGCAAGCGTTCCCGAGATCACGTCGGCCGTATGGACGAAGACGCCCTCGCCCTTCTTCTGGGTGTCGGTGACCTTCAGCCGGGCAGTGTCGGTTTCGATCAGGCCGGTATCGCCCATCTGGCCGCCGGATTCGCCATAGAACGGCGTCTGGTTGACGATCACCTGCACCTGTTCGCCTTCGACCGCATTGACCAGCACCTTGCCATCGCGCACCAGCGCCTGCACCACGCCTTCGGCGCGTTCGGTGTCATAGCCGAGGAATTCGGTGGCACCGTGCTTTTCCCGGATTTCGAACCAGATGGTTTCCGCCGCCTTGTCGCCGGAACCGGCCCAATGGGAG
This region includes:
- the alaS gene encoding alanine--tRNA ligase, encoding MSGVNEIRSTFLDYFKKNDHEIVASSPLVPRNDPTLMFTNAGMVQFKNVFTGLESRPYKTAATAQKCVRAGGKHNDLDNVGYTARHHTFFEMLGNFSFGDYFKERAIELAWNLITREYGIDAKRLLVTVYHTDDEAFDLWRKIAGLPESRIIRIPTSDNFWAMGDTGPCGPCSEIFYDHGDHIWGGPPGSADEDGDRFIEIWNLVFMQFEQVTREERVGLPRPSIDTGMGLERISALLQGKHDNYDTDLFRALISASVEATGVAAEGERRGSHRVIADHLRSSAFLIADGVLPSNEGRGYVLRRIMRRAMRHAELLGARDPLMFRLLPVLVQQMGHAYPELQRAEALISETLKLEETRFRKTLERGLSLLSDATSDLDKGDSLDGETAFKLYDTYGFPLDLTQDALRARGIHVDLTGFNDAMQRQKAEARSHWAGSGDKAAETIWFEIREKHGATEFLGYDTERAEGVVQALVRDGKVLVNAVEGEQVQVIVNQTPFYGESGGQMGDTGLIETDTARLKVTDTQKKGEGVFVHTADVISGTLATGDAVVLTVDHARRSRLRANHSATHLLHEAMREVLGTHVAQKGSLVAPERLRFDVSHPKPMTVEELRVIEDMANEIIVQNAPVSTRLMSVDDAIAEGAMALFGEKYGDEVRVVSMGRAVHGEKAGKPYSLELCGGTHVQATGEIGLVRVLSESAVGAGVRRVEAVTGESARAYLADQDERVKTLAAALKVQPADLVSRVESMLDERKKLERELADAKRKLALGGGGAAGSADAAEEIAGTKFLGKVLSGVEARDLKALADDGKASLGSGVVTFVGVSPDGKASAVVAVTADLTTRFSAVDLVRIASAALGGKGGGGRPDMAQAGGPDGDKADAAISAVKAALAG